AATTCTTAAATAAACGAATATTAAAAGGATGCCCTAATACGTCATATAAACCACTTTCGCAAAGATTTTCAATCTCCTGCGCATACCAATGATAAATATCTGCTAAGCTATGTTCCTGCCATACTTGTTTTATGTCAGAAAAATCATAACCCCAGCCCTTTAAAAAGTGTACAGAACCAATGATATAGTCAAAATCATAGTTATTAATGATCTCTTTTATCTTCGCCTGATTTTTAAAATTACAAATTTCAATCCCAGTTTTTACAGGATACCCTTTTTCTTTTAAAGAATTCATAAAACTAAAATAATCATCAAGTGAATATTTAAATTTATTTTTCTTCAACCATTTTTGTTGATATTGTCCAACGATTGAATCATCGAGAATCAATTCATCATAATATAATTCTTTAAATTCAATAAATCCATGACTATGTTCCGAGATGCCAATTTCATCTATTCCACGTGTTTTCGCACTATCAAAAAAACCCCGTACCCAGTCTAAATCATAACTTCCATACTCAAAATGCATATGATAATCAAACTTCACGTAATTCAACCCCTCACATAGCTCATTACAAATAACATAATATATATTAGGATGTTTCAACAAATAATGCAACTATTTCTCAAAACCCTTTATTATTTTAATACTTTTTCTTTAATCGTAACCAGAACACCATGCTTGTCATTACTTGGTGCAATAAATCTTGCTGCTTTTTTCACTTCATCTAAAGCATTTTCCATAGCATAGCTGTGATACGCACTGCTCATCATTTCCAAATCATTCATATAATCGCCAAAAACCATCGTTTCTTCAAAACTTATTCCAAGCGCATCTTGAATGTGCTTTACCGCAGCACCTTTCGTTGCCCCTAGATTCATCACATCAAGCCAACAATCTGCACTCACTGCAACTTGCAGCTGGCCACGAAAATGTTCAAATGAATGATATTTCTCTTCGGCACCATGGTCCAAATCATACATTGCAACTTTTAAAAACTCATCATCTACCCCTGATAAATCAAGCAAGTTATCTACCTTTTGTACTTCTTTATAGTACTTATCCAATTCTCTTAAGAAAACTTCATTTGTTGATTGATAATATGCTTTTTTCTTGCCTGATACTAAAACGTGCAAACTAGGAAATTGCTGAGCCACTTTTAAAACATCATTTAAATAATCTCGACGCAGCGTATTTGAAAAAATCTCTTCTTTTTTGTACACTACATAAGTTCCATTTTCTGCGACGAATAACATTTCATTCACATGTTTTTCAAAACTTTTAATGAGTGAATAATATTGACGTCCACTCGCCGCTCCGAAAACAACACCCCGATCGGCTAATTGGGAAATTGTCTCATCTACGCCCTCTGGCATGCGAAAATGGCGGTCAAGCAAAGTTCCATCCATATCAGTCAAAATTAATCTTACCATGATACCCTCCTTCTATTTTCACAACAATCGTTGATTTATTCTACATTCACCATAATGAATACTCCAATTTTACTATAAAACGCAATAAAATAGCAAACATTATATATTATGGCAAAAAGTGTTACAGGAATTTCTCCCGTAACACTTTTTCTCTCTAGACTAACAAAAGCTATTTTTAAACTGTGAATTTATTGACCAGCCCTTCCATGATATAAACACCATGGTTCCTCTGCCATATAATCCCCATCATTATAATATGCAGCTCTAGCGCGACAACCACCACATAATTTTTTATATTCACATTTTCCGCAGCCATCTTTATATTCTAAAGTCCGTAACTTATTTAAAACTTTATTATTTTTCCAAATCTCATCAAATGGAGTTTCGCGCACATCGCCTAATGGGATATTCAAGTAAGCACAAGGTTGTACTTGTCCACGTGGGCTGATAATACAATAAGACGTTCCTGCTAAGCAACCACGACCAAATCGCATTTTCATGCCCATTTGACGAGCAATGCGCATAAACTGTGGTGCGCAAGTTGGCTTCAATTCAATATCAACTTCTTGCTGTTTTTTCAATATGCGAGTTAATGTATCTTCATAAGCATGTGCTCTTAACGATTCCGCTTCAATAGATTTCGCCCTGCCTGTAGGAACTAAAAAAAAGAAATGATGCGCTACAGCGCCTTCTGCTACAGCAAAATCTGTAATCTGCTCAATTTCTGCTTCATTCCAATCCATAATCGTCGTATGAATTTGAAAAGGTAACCCTACGGCGCGGCAATTGCGCATACCTTGTACAGCGCCTTCCCACGCGTTAGGGAATTTTCTAAATTGATTATGTTTGTCCTTATCTAAAGAATCAAGAGAAATCCCCATTCCCATCGCACCAGCATCTTTTAATTTCTGCGCCATATCAAGGGTAATCAATGTACCGTTTGTGCCAAAAACAGGTCGAAGCCCAAGCGAAGTTGCATAAGCAACCAATTCAACAATATCTGGGCGCATTAATGGCTCTCCACCACTAAAAATCATAATTTTAAAGCCCGCTTTTGCAATTTGTTCCAAAAGCGTTTTTGCTTCTTTCGTATTTAATTCTTCTTCCGCCTTGCAACCGGCATCACGATAACAATGATCACAATACATATTACAAGCATTTGTCGTATTCCAAGAAATAATCATTTTGTTATCTCTCCTTTATTACTTAATCCCGATTTCTTCGTCTGTTAAATAACATGCCGGATCAGACTCCCAAAAGTCGCCGGTCGTCGCTTCTGCACGTGTACGGAAATTCCCATTGCAGTTATCTAAGAACTTGCACGCTCTGCAACGGCCTTTTAATAATGTTTTGCGATCTTTTAAACCTGCCATAATTGCATGAGATTCATCTTGCCAAATATCGCCGAATTTACGTTCGCGTACATTACCAAACGTATGATGTTGAGTGAATTGGTCCGGATGCACATACCCCAATGGATCAACTTCTCCGAATGCGATGCCAGAACGATTACCACCATTCATTGAAATATACCCCTTGATTTGCTCCGCTAACTTGTCATTACCCTCGGAAAGGGCTTTAAGGTACATATATACACCATCACAGTGATTATCTACAGTTAAGATTTCTTTTTTCAAGCCTCTTTCTTCAAAATCACGCGTCCGGCGAATAATAATATCCATTGCCTTACGTGATTCTTCCGGCGTTACATCTTCGTCCATCATAGCATTTCCACGCCCCGAATACACCAAGTGATAAAAGCATACGCGATCAATATTTTCTTCTTCAATAAAGTCAAAGATATTATCTAATTCTTCTAAATTATGATGATTAATCGTAAAACGCAGTCCAACGCGTTGTCCTACTGCTACACAATTTTGAATACCTTGCATCGCCGCAGCAAATGCACCGTCTTTTCCCCGGAACTTATCATTTACCTCACGTAATCCATCCAAAGAAATACCAACATAGCCAACACCGATATCCTTAATTTTTTTCGCAACTTCGCGCGTAATCAAAGTACCATTCGTTGATAAAGTAGGACGTACTCCCCTTTG
This genomic interval from Selenobaculum gibii contains the following:
- a CDS encoding histidinol-phosphatase, translating into MKFDYHMHFEYGSYDLDWVRGFFDSAKTRGIDEIGISEHSHGFIEFKELYYDELILDDSIVGQYQQKWLKKNKFKYSLDDYFSFMNSLKEKGYPVKTGIEICNFKNQAKIKEIINNYDFDYIIGSVHFLKGWGYDFSDIKQVWQEHSLADIYHWYAQEIENLCESGLYDVLGHPFNIRLFKNLPDFSVDSVLVRVAKALKKANMAIDINTGTLYRYPIAEISPYPDFLKIAREYDLPIITSSDAHQPEDCGRYIDKAVEYAKEYGYEGSLTFTHRRAEFKKF
- a CDS encoding HAD family hydrolase: MVRLILTDMDGTLLDRHFRMPEGVDETISQLADRGVVFGAASGRQYYSLIKSFEKHVNEMLFVAENGTYVVYKKEEIFSNTLRRDYLNDVLKVAQQFPSLHVLVSGKKKAYYQSTNEVFLRELDKYYKEVQKVDNLLDLSGVDDEFLKVAMYDLDHGAEEKYHSFEHFRGQLQVAVSADCWLDVMNLGATKGAAVKHIQDALGISFEETMVFGDYMNDLEMMSSAYHSYAMENALDEVKKAARFIAPSNDKHGVLVTIKEKVLK
- the nirJ2 gene encoding putative heme d1 biosynthesis radical SAM protein NirJ2, with the protein product MIISWNTTNACNMYCDHCYRDAGCKAEEELNTKEAKTLLEQIAKAGFKIMIFSGGEPLMRPDIVELVAYATSLGLRPVFGTNGTLITLDMAQKLKDAGAMGMGISLDSLDKDKHNQFRKFPNAWEGAVQGMRNCRAVGLPFQIHTTIMDWNEAEIEQITDFAVAEGAVAHHFFFLVPTGRAKSIEAESLRAHAYEDTLTRILKKQQEVDIELKPTCAPQFMRIARQMGMKMRFGRGCLAGTSYCIISPRGQVQPCAYLNIPLGDVRETPFDEIWKNNKVLNKLRTLEYKDGCGKCEYKKLCGGCRARAAYYNDGDYMAEEPWCLYHGRAGQ
- the nirJ1 gene encoding putative heme d1 biosynthesis radical SAM protein NirJ1; this encodes MISVTKLLFSTDYFGDSLRYTKGAAAAKHGVREGSGPVVVWNSTRTCNLSCRHCYMSSEAKKYENEMTTEEAKKFIDDLAEFNVPVLLFSGGEPLLRPDFFELATYAAQRGVRPTLSTNGTLITREVAKKIKDIGVGYVGISLDGLREVNDKFRGKDGAFAAAMQGIQNCVAVGQRVGLRFTINHHNLEELDNIFDFIEEENIDRVCFYHLVYSGRGNAMMDEDVTPEESRKAMDIIIRRTRDFEERGLKKEILTVDNHCDGVYMYLKALSEGNDKLAEQIKGYISMNGGNRSGIAFGEVDPLGYVHPDQFTQHHTFGNVRERKFGDIWQDESHAIMAGLKDRKTLLKGRCRACKFLDNCNGNFRTRAEATTGDFWESDPACYLTDEEIGIK